In one window of Nicotiana tabacum cultivar K326 chromosome 12, ASM71507v2, whole genome shotgun sequence DNA:
- the LOC107779561 gene encoding uncharacterized protein LOC107779561 isoform X2, whose amino-acid sequence MLVAAIMDIVTSHCESADKVLFKPTLLKDAEMRDIAAAIEVIEEGGMHWDEPHEEDDDGGEGMKGIGMKILEGTTAVGLSRTNALVEMGPPNTSQTVRYTPNNLLFNKINDSSSARSNLSSAVVPGLWDDLHSEQVAVPFAAWALANWATASEVNRYHIQELDQEGHAVMAALVAPERSVKWHGSLIVKLLLEDDNLPLSTSVSDWTSSLLSTVSHASKTQDIPLAQMALSAFLVSLERSPSAQEVAVEKGLHLMREAAKQTTKHSSVQEALAKALELLCAREWHMSLEESQHWSGVLLPWVFGQLSSDAIRSSAISILSRILEDYGPSSIPISQGWLTIMLSDVLESKKTALSKGNNQPNSDKVKTQVDQANVVSATQIANQLAGAVVNLVGMQLGRVANADDTHPLADLLSLEPFAAALKSLKKDKLPKINAADSAVATLRGIKALTEICAEDTLCLNKIADFGVLNLLRRLLLDDDYEQLAAIEAYDASRASEGQERVPTVPGEASTTANSNDASSLRVPPTGHIRKHAARLLTVLSVLPKVKKGLVGDKEWCEWLEECASGRIPGCNDPKIRSYARATLLNIFCDDQTGEDSVNGDVLHGNPSNKEHTCPRYADMILLINPELPHWKCMEKIMPKSLDGSSSSGTTDSAESEHTTDEYTSNDISSTSASESENISESEIPAVDVVFIHGLRGGPFKTWRLSDDKSSTKSGLVEKIDEEAGREGTFWPGEWLASDFPHARLFSLKYKTNLTQWSGASLPLQEVSAMLLEKLVAAGIGDRPVVFISHSMGGLVVKQMLYQAKAEKKDDLVKNTIGVVFYSCPHFGSKLADMPWRMGLVFRPAPSIGELRSGSPRLVELNDFMRQLHKKGMLEVLSFCETKVTPIVEGYGGWAFRMEIVPLESAYPGFGELVVLESTDHINSCKPLSRSDPSYKETLEFLHKLKALSR is encoded by the exons ATGCTGGTTGCAGCAATTATGGATATTGTCACGTCCCATTGTGAAAGTGCAGACAAGGTTTTGTTCAAGCCTACACTACTCAAAGATGCTGAGATGAGAGATATTGCCGCAGCGATTGAAGTGATCGAGGAAGGTGGTATGCACTGGGATGAGCCACATGAGGAGGATGATGATGGCGGAGAAGGGATGAAGGGTATTGGGATGAAGATTCTTGAAGGTACGACTGCTGTAGGACTTTCAAGAACTAATGCGCTTGTTGAGATGGGGCCTCCTAACACTAGCCAGACAGTCAGATATACGCCTAATAATCTCTTGTTTAACAAAATAAATGATAGTTCGTCAGCACGATCAAATTTGTCTTCTGCTGTGGTTCCTGGCCTTTGGGATGATTTGCATTCTGAACAAGTTGCTGTTCCTTTTGCTGCTTGGGCATTAGCAAATTGGGCAACGGCTTCGGAAGTTAATAGGTATCATATTCAAGAATTGGATCAAGAGGGGCATGCAGTCATGGCTGCTTTAGTGGCACCAGAGAGATCTGTGAAATGGCATGGAAGTCTGATAGTTAAATTGCTTCTAGAAGATGACAATCTGCCGCTAAGTACTTCTGTTTCTGATTGGACTTCTAGTCTTCTGTCTACTGTTTCGCATGCAAGTAAAACTCAGGACATCCCCCTAGCTCAGATGGCATTGTCTGCATTTTTGGTTTCTCTTGAGCGAAGCCCTTCGGCACAGGAGGTAGCAGTGGAAAAGGGTCTTCATTTGATGAGAGAGGCTGCTAAACAGACCACAAAGCATTCTTCGGTGCAAGAAGCATTGGCTAAGGCTTTGGAGTTGCTCTGTGCTAGGGAATGGCATATGTCACTGGAAGAAAGCCAGCATTGGTCTGGCGTTCTGCTCCCTTGGGTCTTTGGACAGCTATCCTCTGATGCAATACGGTCATCAGCAATAAGTATCCTTTCACGCATTCTTGAAGATTATGGACCATCCTCCATACCAATTTCTCAAGGATGGTTAACTATTATGCTAAGTGATGTTCTGGAATCCAAGAAAACAGCATTAAGCAAAGGAAATAACCAACCAAACAGTGATAAAGTGAAG ACCCAAGTTGATCAAGCAAATGTAGTTTCTGCCACACAAATTGCTAATCAATTGGCAGGAGCAGTTGTCAATTTAGTAGGAATGCAACTGGGAAGAGTTGCCAATGCTGATGATACACATCCCTTGGCAGATCTTCTCTCCCTGGAACCTTTTGCTGCGGCGCTAAAAAGTCTTAAGAAAGACAAACTGCCTAAGATCAATGCTGCAGATTCTGCAGTGGCCACGCTTAGAGGGATCAAAGCGCTGACAGAAATATGTGCCGAAGATACTCTTTGTCTGAACAAAATAGCTGATTTTGGAGTCCTCAATTTGCTTAGGCGCCTGTTACTGGATGATGATTATGAACAGCTTGCTGCAATAGAAGCATATGATGCGTCACGAGCATCGGAGGGACAGGAACGGGTGCCAACTGTTCCTGGCGAAGCTTCTACTACTGCGAATTCCAATGATGCATCCAGTCTACGTGTTCCACCTACAGGTCATATTAGGAAGCATGCAGCACGGTTGCTAACTGTACTTTCAGTTCTTCCAAAAGTCAAGAAAGGACTAGTTGGAGATAAAGAGTGGTGTGAATGGCTTGAAGAATGTGCCAGTGGAAGGATTCCTGGTTGCAATGACCCTAAAATTCGAAGTTATGCGAGGGCAACACTGTTGAACATATTCTGTGATGACCAAACTGGTGAAGATTCTGTAAATGGTGATGTACTTCATGGAAATCCTTCTAACAAAGAACATACTTGCCCTCGTTATGCTGATATGATCCTCCTGATAAATCCTGAATTACCGCACTGGAAATGTATGGAAAAGATAATGCCAAAATCATTGGATGGGTCGTCATCTTCAGGTACCACTGATTCTGCTGAGAGTGAGCATACAACAGATGAATATACCAGTAATGATATATCATCGACATCTGCAAGTGAATCTGAGAATATATCAGAGTCAGAAATACCTGCAGTTGATGTTGTCTTTATACATGGTTTGCGTGGGGGACCCTTCAAAACTTGGCGGTTGTCAGATGACAAGTCATCAACCAAATCTGGCCTGGTTGAGAAAATTGATGAAGAGGCTGGACGGGAAGGAACATTTTGGCCTGGTGAATGGCTGGCATCTGATTTCCCTCATGCCCGTCTGTTTAGTCTGAAATACAAG ACAAATCTAACCCAGTGGTCTGGAGCGAGCCTACCTCTTCAG GAAGTAAGTGCCATGCTGTTGGAGAAGCTTGTTGCTGCAGGCATTGGCGATCGACCAGTTGTATTCATTTCCCATAG CATGGGCGGCCTGGTTGTCAAGCAGATGTTGTATCAAGCAAAAGCAGAAAAGAAGGATGACCTTGTCAAGAATACAATTGGAGTC GTATTCTACAGCTGTCCTCATTTTGGCAGCAAACTTGCAGACATGCCTTGGAGAATGGGTCTTGTTTTCCGCCCTGCACCCTCT ATTGGGGAGCTGAGAAGTGGATCTCCAAGATTGGTTGAGCTAAATGATTTTATGCGGCAGCTTCACAAAAAAGGGATGCTTGAGGTCCTCAGTTTCTGTGAG ACCAAGGTAACTCCAATTGTTGAAGGCTATGGAGGCTGGGCTTTTCGAATGGAAATTGTACCATTAGAGTCGGCATATCCCGGATTTGGAGAATTAGTT GTTTTGGAGTCAACTGATCATATTAATTCCTGCAAGCCTTTGAGCCGCAGCGATCCTTCTTATAAAGAGACACTAGAATTCTTGCATAAATTGAAAGCTCTTAGTAGATGA
- the LOC107779561 gene encoding uncharacterized protein LOC107779561 isoform X1, which produces MLRLLCRTSRRCCTRLPRRRSLSSSSNRNPEDSVDILNNIKNPHLVPSPTYPPILQSDQPSTLPRYSLFALSATLLSAIVASCAVILTRDDEIENVLEKSNESLMRIVNRMKKTGAAASVLWKSLRSVMSSANHEVRVGFEIRVAALLADIAAASESRRAALIAAGGGAVIDWLLETVGISGENCGTQAESARALAYLIADPNVCEDVLARPHAVPYLLRFIFSAQPRQSKKNTRRSSFDYSDSLKGRSMLVAAIMDIVTSHCESADKVLFKPTLLKDAEMRDIAAAIEVIEEGGMHWDEPHEEDDDGGEGMKGIGMKILEGTTAVGLSRTNALVEMGPPNTSQTVRYTPNNLLFNKINDSSSARSNLSSAVVPGLWDDLHSEQVAVPFAAWALANWATASEVNRYHIQELDQEGHAVMAALVAPERSVKWHGSLIVKLLLEDDNLPLSTSVSDWTSSLLSTVSHASKTQDIPLAQMALSAFLVSLERSPSAQEVAVEKGLHLMREAAKQTTKHSSVQEALAKALELLCAREWHMSLEESQHWSGVLLPWVFGQLSSDAIRSSAISILSRILEDYGPSSIPISQGWLTIMLSDVLESKKTALSKGNNQPNSDKVKTQVDQANVVSATQIANQLAGAVVNLVGMQLGRVANADDTHPLADLLSLEPFAAALKSLKKDKLPKINAADSAVATLRGIKALTEICAEDTLCLNKIADFGVLNLLRRLLLDDDYEQLAAIEAYDASRASEGQERVPTVPGEASTTANSNDASSLRVPPTGHIRKHAARLLTVLSVLPKVKKGLVGDKEWCEWLEECASGRIPGCNDPKIRSYARATLLNIFCDDQTGEDSVNGDVLHGNPSNKEHTCPRYADMILLINPELPHWKCMEKIMPKSLDGSSSSGTTDSAESEHTTDEYTSNDISSTSASESENISESEIPAVDVVFIHGLRGGPFKTWRLSDDKSSTKSGLVEKIDEEAGREGTFWPGEWLASDFPHARLFSLKYKTNLTQWSGASLPLQEVSAMLLEKLVAAGIGDRPVVFISHSMGGLVVKQMLYQAKAEKKDDLVKNTIGVVFYSCPHFGSKLADMPWRMGLVFRPAPSIGELRSGSPRLVELNDFMRQLHKKGMLEVLSFCETKVTPIVEGYGGWAFRMEIVPLESAYPGFGELVVLESTDHINSCKPLSRSDPSYKETLEFLHKLKALSR; this is translated from the exons ATGCTTCGCCTTCTTTGTAGAACGAGCCGCCGGTGTTGTACCCGTTTACCTCGCCGTCGCTCCCTCTCTTCATCTTCAAATCGTAATCCCGAGGATTCCGTCGATATCCTTAACAATATAAAAAATCCCCATCTTGTCCCTTCTCCTACGTACCCCCCAATCCTACAATCCGACCAACCCTCAACTCTGCCTCGTTACTCTCTATTTGCTCTATCGGCGACGCTTTTATCCGCCATTGTTGCTTCCTGCGCTGTAATTTTAACACGAGATGATGAAATTGAGAACGTGCTGGAAAAATCGAACGAGTCGTTGATGAGGATTGTAAATAGGATGAAGAAGACAGGGGCAGCAGCTTCCGTGCTATGGAAGTCGTTGAGGTCGGTTATGTCTTCAGCGAATCACGAGGTTCGGGTCGGGTTTGAGATTAGGGTTGCGGCGTTGTTAGCTGACATTGCCGCCGCCAGCGAGAGTCGGAGGGCGGCGCTCATTGCCGCTGGCGGTGGCGCGGTGATTGATTGGCTTCTGGAGACGGTGGGGATCTCAGGGGAAAATTGTGGGACTCAGGCTGAGTCAGCTAGGGCTTTGGCTTACTTGATTGCTGATCCTAATGTGTGTGAGGATGTTCTCGCGAGGCCTCATGCTGTTCCCTATCTTCTTAGGTTTATTTTCTCTGCTCAGCCTCGACAATCAAAAAAG AATACAAGACGTAGTTCATTCGAttattctgattctttgaaaggTAGGAGCATGCTGGTTGCAGCAATTATGGATATTGTCACGTCCCATTGTGAAAGTGCAGACAAGGTTTTGTTCAAGCCTACACTACTCAAAGATGCTGAGATGAGAGATATTGCCGCAGCGATTGAAGTGATCGAGGAAGGTGGTATGCACTGGGATGAGCCACATGAGGAGGATGATGATGGCGGAGAAGGGATGAAGGGTATTGGGATGAAGATTCTTGAAGGTACGACTGCTGTAGGACTTTCAAGAACTAATGCGCTTGTTGAGATGGGGCCTCCTAACACTAGCCAGACAGTCAGATATACGCCTAATAATCTCTTGTTTAACAAAATAAATGATAGTTCGTCAGCACGATCAAATTTGTCTTCTGCTGTGGTTCCTGGCCTTTGGGATGATTTGCATTCTGAACAAGTTGCTGTTCCTTTTGCTGCTTGGGCATTAGCAAATTGGGCAACGGCTTCGGAAGTTAATAGGTATCATATTCAAGAATTGGATCAAGAGGGGCATGCAGTCATGGCTGCTTTAGTGGCACCAGAGAGATCTGTGAAATGGCATGGAAGTCTGATAGTTAAATTGCTTCTAGAAGATGACAATCTGCCGCTAAGTACTTCTGTTTCTGATTGGACTTCTAGTCTTCTGTCTACTGTTTCGCATGCAAGTAAAACTCAGGACATCCCCCTAGCTCAGATGGCATTGTCTGCATTTTTGGTTTCTCTTGAGCGAAGCCCTTCGGCACAGGAGGTAGCAGTGGAAAAGGGTCTTCATTTGATGAGAGAGGCTGCTAAACAGACCACAAAGCATTCTTCGGTGCAAGAAGCATTGGCTAAGGCTTTGGAGTTGCTCTGTGCTAGGGAATGGCATATGTCACTGGAAGAAAGCCAGCATTGGTCTGGCGTTCTGCTCCCTTGGGTCTTTGGACAGCTATCCTCTGATGCAATACGGTCATCAGCAATAAGTATCCTTTCACGCATTCTTGAAGATTATGGACCATCCTCCATACCAATTTCTCAAGGATGGTTAACTATTATGCTAAGTGATGTTCTGGAATCCAAGAAAACAGCATTAAGCAAAGGAAATAACCAACCAAACAGTGATAAAGTGAAG ACCCAAGTTGATCAAGCAAATGTAGTTTCTGCCACACAAATTGCTAATCAATTGGCAGGAGCAGTTGTCAATTTAGTAGGAATGCAACTGGGAAGAGTTGCCAATGCTGATGATACACATCCCTTGGCAGATCTTCTCTCCCTGGAACCTTTTGCTGCGGCGCTAAAAAGTCTTAAGAAAGACAAACTGCCTAAGATCAATGCTGCAGATTCTGCAGTGGCCACGCTTAGAGGGATCAAAGCGCTGACAGAAATATGTGCCGAAGATACTCTTTGTCTGAACAAAATAGCTGATTTTGGAGTCCTCAATTTGCTTAGGCGCCTGTTACTGGATGATGATTATGAACAGCTTGCTGCAATAGAAGCATATGATGCGTCACGAGCATCGGAGGGACAGGAACGGGTGCCAACTGTTCCTGGCGAAGCTTCTACTACTGCGAATTCCAATGATGCATCCAGTCTACGTGTTCCACCTACAGGTCATATTAGGAAGCATGCAGCACGGTTGCTAACTGTACTTTCAGTTCTTCCAAAAGTCAAGAAAGGACTAGTTGGAGATAAAGAGTGGTGTGAATGGCTTGAAGAATGTGCCAGTGGAAGGATTCCTGGTTGCAATGACCCTAAAATTCGAAGTTATGCGAGGGCAACACTGTTGAACATATTCTGTGATGACCAAACTGGTGAAGATTCTGTAAATGGTGATGTACTTCATGGAAATCCTTCTAACAAAGAACATACTTGCCCTCGTTATGCTGATATGATCCTCCTGATAAATCCTGAATTACCGCACTGGAAATGTATGGAAAAGATAATGCCAAAATCATTGGATGGGTCGTCATCTTCAGGTACCACTGATTCTGCTGAGAGTGAGCATACAACAGATGAATATACCAGTAATGATATATCATCGACATCTGCAAGTGAATCTGAGAATATATCAGAGTCAGAAATACCTGCAGTTGATGTTGTCTTTATACATGGTTTGCGTGGGGGACCCTTCAAAACTTGGCGGTTGTCAGATGACAAGTCATCAACCAAATCTGGCCTGGTTGAGAAAATTGATGAAGAGGCTGGACGGGAAGGAACATTTTGGCCTGGTGAATGGCTGGCATCTGATTTCCCTCATGCCCGTCTGTTTAGTCTGAAATACAAG ACAAATCTAACCCAGTGGTCTGGAGCGAGCCTACCTCTTCAG GAAGTAAGTGCCATGCTGTTGGAGAAGCTTGTTGCTGCAGGCATTGGCGATCGACCAGTTGTATTCATTTCCCATAG CATGGGCGGCCTGGTTGTCAAGCAGATGTTGTATCAAGCAAAAGCAGAAAAGAAGGATGACCTTGTCAAGAATACAATTGGAGTC GTATTCTACAGCTGTCCTCATTTTGGCAGCAAACTTGCAGACATGCCTTGGAGAATGGGTCTTGTTTTCCGCCCTGCACCCTCT ATTGGGGAGCTGAGAAGTGGATCTCCAAGATTGGTTGAGCTAAATGATTTTATGCGGCAGCTTCACAAAAAAGGGATGCTTGAGGTCCTCAGTTTCTGTGAG ACCAAGGTAACTCCAATTGTTGAAGGCTATGGAGGCTGGGCTTTTCGAATGGAAATTGTACCATTAGAGTCGGCATATCCCGGATTTGGAGAATTAGTT GTTTTGGAGTCAACTGATCATATTAATTCCTGCAAGCCTTTGAGCCGCAGCGATCCTTCTTATAAAGAGACACTAGAATTCTTGCATAAATTGAAAGCTCTTAGTAGATGA
- the LOC107808016 gene encoding putative inactive heme oxygenase 2, chloroplastic: MATLTCYCSCPSTPIPKSSLSLLLLKIPNPQLFTKYSSSPSISTNPKWTNRASIILQCSNFNTTSSFTLAESELESETETEEEEDEEGDDGVTSLAKKPPVKRKRRRYRKQYPGEKKGITEEMRFVAMKLRNSKGKNSSSESDNGYESASSEEDNNNNIGGDGGSEETWQPSIEGFLKYLVDSKLVFTTIERIVDDSSDVSYAYFRRTGLERAECISKDLDWFSQQGYEIPEPSNPGVSYASYLEELAEKTPPLFLSHFYNIYFSHIAGGQLIGKKAFEKLLEEKELEFHKWEGDAEELLRGVREKFNMLAKHWSRDTKNKCLREVTKAFRFMGQIVRLIIL; encoded by the exons ATGGCAACATTGACATGCTACTGCTCATGTCCTTCAACCCCAATACCAAAATCTTCCCTTTCCTTGCTGCTCCTTAAAATCCCAAATCCCCAACTTTTTACTAAATATTCTTCTTCACCGTCAATCTCCACAAACCCAAAGTGGACGAACCGAGCTTCCATTATTCTTCAATGTTCAAACTTCAACACAACCTCATCATTTACACTCGCAGAATCAGAACTAGAatctgaaactgaaactgaagaagaagaagacgaagaaggaGATGATGGGGTTACATCATTAGCCAAGAAGCCACCAGTGAAGAGGAAGAGGAGAAGGTACAGAAAGCAATACCCAGGTGAGAAAAAGGGTATTACTGAAGAGATGAGGTTTGTTGCTATGAAACTTCGTAATTCCAAAGGAAAAAACAGTTCATCAGAGAGTGATAATGGGTATGAATCAGCTTCTTCAGAAgaggataataataataatataggtGGCGATGGGGGTAGTGAGGAGACTTGGCAGCCAAGTATAGAAGGTTTTCTCAAGTATCTTGTTGATAGCAAGCTTGTTTTTACTACTATTGAGCGCATTGTTGATGACTCCAGTGATGTTTCTT ATGCCTACTTCAGAAGGACTGGATTGGAGCGAGCGGAATGTATATCGAAAGACCTAGATTGGTTTAGCCAACAGGGCTATGAGATTCCAGAACCGAGCAATCCTGGAGTCAGTTACGCCAGTTATCTGGAGGAACTGGCAGAAAAGACTCCTCCTTTATTTCTCAGCCACTTCTATAACATATATTTCTCGCACATAGCAGGAGGTCAACTCATAGGCAAAAAG GCCTTTGAGAAACTCTTAGAGGAAAAAGAGTTGGAATTCCACAAGTGGGAGGGGGATGCAGAAGAGTTGTTGCGAGGTGTGCGTGAAAAATTCAACATGCTGGCAAAG CATTGGTCTAGAGATACCAAGAATAAGTGTCTGAGAGAAGTAACCAAGGCATTCCGGTTTATGGGTCAGATTGTTCGGCTAATCATCCTGTAA